From the genome of Anaerohalosphaeraceae bacterium, one region includes:
- the prmC gene encoding peptide chain release factor N(5)-glutamine methyltransferase, translating into MEIWTIQKLLNWMTAYFTQKQLDSPRLSAELLLCHVLGLQRIELYTLHDRVVQQPQLGQLRDLVKRAAEHEPIAYLVGRCEFYSLSLKITPDCLIPRPETELLVEKAVEFLRRRPAPRQALDLCTGCGCIAAALAKNCKDLQITAVDISEAALAVATENIRRYNLEPSVRLLCGNLYEPLIEELDGPCFDLIVSNPPYVSDAEYEKLAPNVKNYEPKQALCGGPDGLDFYRRILEQAGRFLKPDGAVMLEIGYEQGPAVKQMLEQSGLFASAEIQKDLAQKDRIAIGRR; encoded by the coding sequence ATGGAAATCTGGACAATCCAAAAACTGCTGAACTGGATGACGGCGTACTTCACCCAAAAACAGCTGGACAGTCCCCGGCTCAGCGCCGAACTGCTTTTGTGTCACGTGCTCGGTCTGCAGCGGATTGAACTGTACACCCTTCACGACCGAGTTGTTCAGCAGCCCCAGCTGGGTCAGCTGCGGGACCTGGTCAAGCGGGCCGCCGAACACGAACCCATCGCCTATCTGGTCGGGCGGTGCGAATTCTACTCGCTGTCCCTGAAAATCACACCGGACTGTCTGATTCCCCGCCCGGAAACGGAGCTGCTCGTGGAAAAAGCCGTGGAGTTTCTCCGCAGGCGGCCCGCACCGCGGCAGGCCCTCGATTTGTGCACGGGTTGCGGGTGCATTGCTGCCGCACTGGCCAAAAACTGCAAAGACCTCCAGATAACCGCTGTCGATATCTCCGAAGCCGCCCTGGCCGTCGCCACCGAAAACATCCGTCGGTACAACCTGGAGCCGTCCGTGCGGCTGCTGTGCGGCAATCTGTACGAGCCGCTCATCGAGGAACTCGACGGCCCCTGCTTCGACCTGATTGTCTCCAATCCGCCGTACGTCAGCGATGCTGAATATGAAAAGCTGGCCCCGAATGTGAAAAATTATGAACCAAAACAGGCCCTCTGCGGCGGGCCGGACGGGCTGGACTTTTACCGACGCATCCTCGAACAGGCCGGGCGGTTCCTCAAACCGGACGGCGCCGTCATGCTCGAAATCGGCTATGAACAGGGCCCGGCCGTCAAACAAATGCTCGAACAAAGCGGCCTCTTTGCCTCCGCGGAAATTCAAAAAGACCTGGCCCAAAAAGACCGCATCGCAATCGGCAGGCGATAA
- a CDS encoding TatD family hydrolase, with protein MELVDTHAHLTYSPLWEDLENVLARSRQAGVTRWITVGTSPEENRRALERAEQTEGLWAAVGYHPHHADEISPEDLQLLRQAAAHPHVVAIGETGLDYHYLHSAADNQRRMFRAHLDLAAELNKPVIVHIRQAFPEALAILDEYRDRLSKVVIHCYSGSPQETEEVLRRGYFVSFTGILTFKKADLLRQSARMMPPERVMIETDCPYLSPEPVRHIQPNEPALLVHTAAKLAELYGMPLEEFARKMTANSIAFFGLK; from the coding sequence ATGGAACTGGTCGATACTCATGCACATCTGACGTATTCTCCGCTGTGGGAGGATTTGGAAAATGTGCTGGCCCGCAGCCGGCAGGCGGGAGTGACCCGCTGGATTACCGTCGGCACCAGTCCGGAAGAAAACCGCCGGGCTCTGGAGCGGGCGGAGCAAACCGAAGGATTGTGGGCGGCGGTGGGCTATCATCCGCATCATGCGGACGAAATCTCCCCGGAGGATTTGCAGCTTCTTCGGCAGGCGGCCGCTCATCCGCATGTCGTCGCCATCGGCGAGACAGGGCTGGATTATCATTATCTTCATTCCGCTGCGGACAATCAGCGGCGGATGTTTCGGGCCCATCTGGATTTGGCGGCGGAGCTGAACAAGCCGGTGATTGTTCATATCCGTCAGGCCTTTCCGGAGGCACTGGCCATTCTGGATGAGTATCGAGACCGTCTGTCCAAGGTGGTGATTCACTGCTACAGCGGAAGCCCGCAGGAGACCGAGGAGGTGCTCCGACGCGGGTATTTTGTTTCCTTCACGGGGATTCTTACATTTAAGAAGGCGGATTTGCTGCGTCAGTCGGCCCGAATGATGCCGCCGGAACGGGTGATGATTGAGACCGATTGCCCCTATCTTTCGCCGGAGCCGGTTCGGCACATTCAGCCCAATGAGCCGGCCCTGCTGGTTCATACGGCGGCCAAACTGGCGGAGCTTTATGGGATGCCGCTGGAGGAGTTTGCCCGGAAGATGACGGCCAACAGCATCGCGTTTTTCGGTCTGAAATAG
- a CDS encoding glycine--tRNA ligase encodes MAKLAKLDDIVSLCKRRGFIFQSSEIYGGLASCYDYGPLGVELKRNIRNAWWKHVVQMRDDVVGLDCSILMHPMVWKASGHADKFADLVTVCRKCGTRSRVDHLQDHDGSLEEHTEHIDLESAKSKAAELSRKVCPACGTVGQFGEPMAFRLMFETRMGANVEDTMTLFLRPETAQGIFVNFRNVLDSTRVKIPFGIAQIGKSFRNEVTTKAFIFRTREFEQAELEFFCKPGTDEEWFEHWKQERFNWYINLGIRKENLRFREHAKDELAHYAKACVDIEYKFPFGSGDWQELEGIANRTDFDLRQHQRGIRTMNEWYDKKGDLTKITLKEEAEDYLKGPLAYFDEETRERYIPYVIEPSAGIDRSMLAFLVDAYDEEEVRGEQRNLLRFHPALAPIKAGIFPLVKKDGMPEIAMNIYQDLKRYFPVFYDEKGAIGRRYRRQDEAGTPFCVTVDGQTKEDNTVTIRHRDSMEQVRVPLDQVKSYLRDKLGL; translated from the coding sequence ATGGCAAAACTGGCAAAACTGGATGACATTGTATCACTGTGCAAACGGCGGGGGTTTATCTTTCAATCCAGTGAAATCTACGGCGGGCTGGCCAGCTGCTATGACTACGGTCCGCTGGGGGTTGAATTGAAACGCAATATCCGCAATGCCTGGTGGAAGCATGTCGTCCAGATGCGGGATGATGTGGTGGGGCTGGACTGTTCGATTCTGATGCATCCGATGGTTTGGAAGGCCTCCGGCCATGCCGATAAGTTTGCGGATTTGGTGACGGTTTGCCGAAAGTGCGGCACCCGTTCGCGGGTGGACCATCTGCAGGACCACGACGGCAGCCTGGAGGAGCATACGGAACATATCGATCTCGAGTCGGCCAAGAGCAAGGCGGCGGAGCTGTCGAGAAAGGTTTGTCCGGCCTGCGGCACGGTCGGCCAGTTTGGAGAGCCGATGGCGTTCCGGCTGATGTTTGAAACCCGAATGGGCGCCAATGTTGAAGATACGATGACGCTGTTTCTGCGGCCGGAAACGGCGCAGGGCATCTTTGTCAATTTCCGCAATGTGCTGGATTCAACCCGTGTGAAGATTCCGTTCGGGATTGCCCAAATCGGCAAGAGCTTTCGCAACGAAGTGACAACCAAAGCGTTTATCTTCCGCACCCGTGAGTTTGAACAGGCCGAACTGGAGTTTTTCTGCAAGCCGGGAACGGATGAGGAGTGGTTTGAGCACTGGAAGCAGGAGCGCTTCAACTGGTACATCAATCTGGGCATTCGAAAGGAAAATCTGCGTTTCCGGGAGCATGCCAAGGATGAGCTGGCGCATTATGCCAAGGCGTGCGTGGACATTGAATACAAGTTTCCGTTTGGCTCGGGCGACTGGCAGGAGCTGGAAGGCATTGCCAACCGCACGGACTTTGACCTGCGGCAGCATCAGCGGGGCATCCGGACGATGAACGAATGGTACGACAAGAAGGGGGATTTGACGAAGATTACCCTCAAAGAGGAAGCGGAGGATTACCTGAAAGGGCCGCTGGCCTATTTTGATGAGGAAACGCGGGAGCGGTACATTCCGTATGTGATTGAGCCGTCGGCGGGGATTGACCGCAGTATGCTGGCATTTCTGGTGGATGCGTATGATGAGGAGGAGGTGCGGGGCGAGCAGCGGAATCTGCTGCGGTTTCATCCGGCGCTGGCCCCGATTAAGGCGGGCATCTTCCCGCTGGTTAAGAAGGACGGGATGCCGGAAATCGCGATGAATATCTATCAGGATTTGAAGCGGTACTTCCCGGTCTTTTATGATGAAAAGGGGGCCATCGGCCGCCGCTATCGTCGGCAGGATGAGGCAGGCACGCCTTTCTGTGTGACGGTGGACGGCCAGACCAAAGAGGACAATACCGTCACGATTCGTCATCGCGACAGTATGGAGCAGGTCCGCGTGCCTCTGGACCAGGTGAAGAGTTATCTGCGGGACAAACTGGGCCTGTAG
- a CDS encoding DUF5684 domain-containing protein — MIHFKCPHCRTALQMESHYAGQAALCPTCNGQILVPFPGTSAKPIICICGHCKALYQIPAEQAGREVSCPTCREITQIPAQENTVSDSPILRFSCRSCGQGYCLPSRYAGRKFTCPACRHACLVPTPKPVKKGEKELILLEEKPAPKEDTDLFSPEPPVQQKEPALFDSPPKPQKSILLHALAASIGIVLVVSLTIWVVSLLKKDTVNLKQTTDTPSAQNYPQIVDFSRAIVTQLNRKSDTVKLIYLFPDQIQVSEQDIDSLLNALDIGRFSSLETIIEKARVEPGASYFITKTTAVSDSNRMRIIRIGLVEIENNDETLSVERLVFGISIFDENSTLLASAGQSDQNVLLSLLDATVSKYAFISPTIQKQERSFSKISERYKRIKEKYACPITIVLLLLGLATVISMTVVFDKAGEPGWAAFVPIYNTVVLARIGGKPEWLGFLCAVSFWIPRIGSPVHLLFLLYLSVSVAKTFGKGTLFGFGLVFLPFIFFPILAFSESAYPQNDV, encoded by the coding sequence GTGATTCATTTCAAATGCCCTCATTGCCGAACAGCCCTTCAGATGGAAAGCCACTATGCCGGCCAAGCCGCCCTCTGTCCAACCTGCAACGGACAGATTCTCGTGCCGTTCCCGGGGACATCCGCCAAACCAATCATCTGCATCTGCGGACACTGCAAGGCCTTGTATCAAATCCCCGCGGAACAGGCAGGCCGAGAGGTTTCCTGCCCGACCTGCCGAGAAATCACCCAAATTCCCGCGCAGGAAAATACCGTTTCTGACAGTCCAATACTTCGCTTTTCCTGCCGCTCGTGCGGACAGGGCTACTGCCTTCCTTCCCGTTACGCCGGCAGAAAATTCACTTGTCCGGCCTGCAGACATGCCTGCTTAGTCCCGACTCCCAAGCCCGTCAAAAAAGGCGAGAAAGAATTGATTCTTTTAGAGGAAAAACCCGCTCCAAAAGAAGATACCGACCTTTTCAGTCCTGAACCACCGGTTCAACAAAAAGAACCGGCCCTGTTTGACAGTCCGCCGAAACCCCAAAAATCCATTCTGCTTCACGCCCTTGCCGCATCCATCGGCATCGTCCTGGTCGTTTCCTTAACCATTTGGGTGGTAAGCCTGCTAAAAAAGGACACCGTCAATCTAAAACAGACGACCGACACCCCTTCCGCACAAAACTATCCGCAGATCGTCGATTTTTCCCGGGCTATTGTCACCCAACTCAATCGAAAATCTGATACTGTAAAGTTGATTTATTTGTTCCCGGACCAGATTCAAGTGTCAGAACAAGATATAGACTCTCTTCTAAACGCCCTGGATATCGGGCGGTTCTCCTCCCTCGAAACCATCATAGAAAAAGCACGGGTTGAACCCGGCGCTTCCTATTTTATCACAAAAACAACAGCCGTGTCCGATTCGAACCGAATGCGCATAATCCGGATTGGCCTTGTCGAAATAGAGAACAATGATGAAACTCTTTCTGTGGAACGATTGGTCTTTGGAATCTCCATTTTCGATGAAAATAGTACACTTTTGGCCTCGGCAGGTCAAAGCGACCAAAATGTATTGCTTTCCCTGCTCGACGCTACGGTCAGCAAATATGCATTCATTTCCCCGACGATTCAAAAACAGGAACGTTCTTTTTCCAAAATCTCTGAAAGGTATAAAAGGATAAAAGAAAAATATGCTTGTCCGATTACCATCGTCCTTTTGCTGTTAGGTTTGGCAACGGTTATCTCGATGACAGTCGTTTTTGATAAGGCGGGCGAGCCGGGATGGGCCGCTTTCGTACCGATTTACAATACTGTTGTCCTCGCACGCATCGGCGGAAAACCCGAATGGCTCGGCTTTCTCTGCGCTGTCAGCTTCTGGATTCCCCGTATCGGTTCTCCTGTGCATCTGCTTTTTCTGCTCTATCTTTCCGTCAGTGTCGCCAAGACATTCGGCAAAGGAACCCTTTTCGGATTCGGGCTGGTTTTCCTGCCGTTTATCTTTTTTCCAATCCTGGCCTTTTCCGAATCGGCTTATCCGCAGAACGATGTCTAA
- a CDS encoding 6-carboxytetrahydropterin synthase: MAETEFRASHGLVLADGGREDLHSHLWRVRAAVQCPVLNQVQMGIDFHVLRALLQEIAAALDDKPLAEHKAFASVNPTAEMVAKFVFDRLAPKIPSPGKLAWVEITEAPGCAVRYMQE, translated from the coding sequence ATGGCAGAAACAGAATTTCGTGCTTCGCACGGTCTTGTGCTGGCCGACGGAGGCCGAGAAGACCTTCATTCGCATCTTTGGCGGGTTCGTGCGGCCGTCCAGTGCCCGGTTCTGAATCAGGTTCAGATGGGCATTGATTTTCACGTTTTGCGGGCCCTGCTGCAGGAGATTGCGGCAGCCCTGGACGACAAGCCGCTTGCGGAACACAAGGCGTTTGCCTCCGTCAACCCAACCGCGGAAATGGTAGCCAAATTTGTTTTCGACCGGCTGGCTCCGAAAATCCCTTCGCCCGGCAAACTGGCGTGGGTCGAAATCACGGAAGCCCCGGGCTGTGCGGTCCGGTACATGCAGGAATAA
- a CDS encoding UvrB/UvrC motif-containing protein, which translates to MLCQSCKTQTATIHLTEITNGHRVETHLCQACAQKQGLAIQTQIPLNELLSTLLSVPPEAAAGTPPSLQEQKACPSCGMTLQRFSKETLLGCPQDYDVFEKNLLPLILRTQNDRSEHCGKVPADAGRVQEKQMRLAQLRRKLEEAVRREQYETAARLRDEIRKLQ; encoded by the coding sequence ATGCTTTGTCAGAGCTGCAAAACCCAGACGGCAACGATTCATCTGACGGAGATTACCAACGGACACCGTGTCGAAACACACCTGTGCCAGGCCTGCGCGCAGAAACAGGGGTTGGCCATTCAAACCCAAATCCCCCTCAATGAGCTTCTTTCAACGCTGCTGAGTGTTCCGCCGGAAGCCGCCGCGGGGACCCCGCCGAGTCTGCAGGAGCAGAAGGCCTGTCCGAGCTGCGGAATGACCCTCCAGCGGTTCAGTAAAGAAACGCTCCTGGGCTGCCCGCAGGATTACGATGTCTTCGAGAAAAACCTGCTTCCGCTGATTCTGCGGACGCAAAATGACCGGTCTGAACACTGCGGCAAGGTCCCGGCGGATGCCGGCCGGGTCCAGGAAAAACAGATGCGTCTGGCCCAGCTGCGGCGCAAACTTGAAGAGGCCGTCCGACGGGAGCAATACGAAACCGCTGCGCGTCTGCGCGATGAAATCCGGAAACTCCAATGA
- a CDS encoding protein arginine kinase yields the protein MNIRDLSKQPSPWLQESGPASDVVISSRIRLARNLAGYEFKPCLTPSRQQEVLDTLKTALLSVPADEPLFFFNIEEASALERELLAERYLISLPHARGEGPRGVVIAQNEYFSAMINEEDHLRMQVFASGQQLEKCFEHISRVDNHLETKVQFAFHPRYGYLTACPTNLGTGIRVSVMLHLPGLKMTGQTEKFFNAARDCNLAVRGLFGEGSEAVGDFYQLSNQVTLGVTEQEIVQNFSRNIVPKIVEYEQVARQRLFEDNPEAVEDKIHRSLAILRSARLISSQEALILLSHVRLGIHTGRIPDIPISKINELFLHIQPAHLQMQAGRTLSPDHRDILRAQIIRTALCPN from the coding sequence ATGAACATACGCGATTTGTCCAAACAGCCCAGTCCCTGGCTTCAGGAAAGCGGCCCGGCTTCCGATGTAGTCATTTCCTCGCGGATTCGCCTGGCTCGCAACCTGGCCGGCTATGAATTCAAACCCTGCCTGACTCCCTCTCGGCAGCAGGAAGTGCTGGATACCCTCAAAACCGCCCTGCTGTCGGTCCCTGCCGATGAGCCGCTGTTTTTCTTTAACATCGAAGAGGCCTCCGCCCTCGAACGCGAACTGCTGGCGGAACGCTATCTGATCAGTCTGCCGCATGCCCGCGGCGAGGGCCCGCGCGGCGTTGTCATTGCCCAAAACGAATATTTCTCCGCAATGATTAATGAAGAAGACCATTTGCGGATGCAGGTCTTTGCCTCCGGACAGCAATTGGAAAAATGCTTCGAGCACATCAGCCGGGTGGACAACCACCTCGAAACAAAGGTCCAATTCGCTTTTCACCCCCGCTACGGCTATCTGACCGCCTGCCCGACCAACCTCGGCACCGGCATCCGGGTGTCCGTCATGCTGCATCTGCCCGGGCTGAAAATGACCGGCCAGACTGAAAAGTTCTTCAACGCCGCCCGCGACTGCAATCTGGCCGTCCGCGGTCTTTTCGGAGAGGGCTCGGAAGCCGTCGGCGATTTTTACCAGCTGTCCAACCAGGTCACACTGGGGGTAACCGAACAGGAAATCGTGCAGAACTTCTCCCGCAATATCGTGCCGAAAATCGTCGAATATGAACAGGTTGCCCGGCAAAGACTGTTTGAGGACAATCCGGAAGCCGTCGAAGACAAAATCCATCGGTCTTTGGCCATTCTCCGCAGCGCCCGGCTCATCAGCTCGCAGGAGGCGCTTATCCTTCTGAGCCATGTGCGGCTGGGGATTCATACCGGACGCATCCCGGATATTCCGATTTCAAAAATCAACGAATTATTCCTGCACATACAGCCGGCTCATCTGCAGATGCAGGCAGGACGCACCCTCAGTCCGGACCATCGGGATATCCTTCGGGCCCAAATCATCCGAACAGCCCTTTGCCCAAACTAA
- a CDS encoding electron transfer flavoprotein subunit beta/FixA family protein, with product MAYNCVVLAKQVPDTKRITGQAMNEDGTVNRAALPAIFNPEDLNALEMALQIKEQYGGKVTVITMGLPAAAEILRQSLYRGADDVILITDKRCAASDTLATSYILSCAVRKLNPDIVLCGRQAIDGDTAQVGPQVAEKLGVPQITYTEQILSLNGKTITARRSIGNGWQEVRTKLPVLLTVVDTANEPRIPAAKRLMKYKSARCRIEIEAMAKQDPSIDVDAVCRQLEQKGLLIRQWDLDILGADLKWCGRDGSPTKVHRIQSVVLTAKETKSVEPTQEAIEAMIHELIVDHTIG from the coding sequence GTGGCGTATAATTGCGTAGTGCTTGCAAAACAAGTGCCGGACACCAAACGAATCACCGGCCAGGCGATGAACGAAGACGGCACCGTCAATCGAGCGGCCCTTCCGGCCATTTTCAATCCGGAAGACCTCAATGCCCTCGAGATGGCCCTTCAAATTAAGGAACAATACGGCGGAAAAGTCACCGTCATTACGATGGGACTTCCGGCAGCAGCCGAAATTCTCCGCCAATCCCTCTATCGCGGAGCTGACGACGTTATCCTGATTACAGACAAACGCTGCGCCGCCAGTGATACGCTGGCCACCAGCTATATCCTCAGCTGCGCCGTCCGCAAACTCAACCCGGATATCGTCCTGTGCGGCCGGCAGGCCATCGACGGCGACACCGCTCAGGTTGGGCCTCAGGTAGCAGAAAAACTGGGAGTTCCCCAGATTACCTACACCGAGCAGATTCTCAGTCTGAACGGAAAAACCATCACCGCCCGCCGGAGCATCGGAAACGGCTGGCAGGAAGTCCGAACCAAACTGCCGGTCCTGCTGACGGTCGTGGACACCGCCAACGAGCCCAGAATCCCGGCCGCCAAGCGCCTGATGAAATACAAATCCGCACGCTGCCGTATCGAAATCGAGGCCATGGCCAAGCAGGACCCCTCAATTGATGTTGATGCCGTCTGCAGGCAGCTGGAGCAAAAAGGACTGCTCATCCGTCAGTGGGACCTCGACATCCTCGGCGCCGACCTGAAGTGGTGCGGACGCGACGGCTCGCCCACCAAAGTCCACCGCATTCAAAGTGTCGTGCTCACCGCCAAGGAAACCAAATCCGTCGAGCCGACTCAGGAAGCCATTGAGGCGATGATTCACGAACTCATCGTGGACCATACCATCGGATAA
- a CDS encoding electron transfer flavoprotein subunit alpha/FixB family protein — translation MIEVNKQGEVWVFAEQHAGTLEDTSIELLSKGRQLADQLKVPLAAVLLGDRVEPLCVRLGQYGADKVYLAEHPLLNHYQTSSYAKVLDELIHKHKPQIMLYGATPVGRDLAPRVASALKAGLTADCTDLQIGRHEIPSTGKVYENLLLQIRPAFGGNIIATIINYDRWPQMATVREGVMPMPEPDGRRKAQIVRENISLLPDDLMLEILAEHRQPKKVNLKASRIIVAGGAGVGSKENFKLIWDLAHCLGGAPAATRAAVDLGFIDRDHQVGQTGTTVRPVLYIAVGISGAIQHQAGMSGSQKIIAINNDPEAPIFQIAHYKILGDLNQVVPMMIKAIREKV, via the coding sequence ATGATAGAAGTCAACAAACAGGGTGAAGTATGGGTGTTTGCCGAGCAGCATGCCGGCACGCTCGAAGACACCTCCATTGAACTGCTCAGCAAAGGACGTCAACTGGCCGACCAGCTGAAAGTTCCGCTGGCGGCGGTCCTGCTCGGAGACCGCGTCGAGCCCCTCTGCGTTCGGCTCGGTCAATACGGCGCCGACAAGGTCTATCTGGCCGAACACCCCCTGCTGAATCATTACCAGACCAGCTCCTATGCCAAGGTTCTGGACGAGCTGATTCACAAACACAAACCACAGATTATGCTCTATGGAGCTACGCCGGTCGGACGCGACCTGGCCCCGCGTGTGGCCAGCGCCCTGAAGGCGGGACTGACTGCCGACTGCACGGACCTGCAGATTGGACGGCACGAAATCCCCAGCACCGGCAAGGTCTATGAGAACCTGCTCCTGCAGATTCGTCCGGCCTTCGGCGGCAACATTATCGCCACGATTATCAACTACGACCGCTGGCCGCAGATGGCCACCGTTCGCGAAGGCGTGATGCCCATGCCCGAACCGGACGGACGCCGCAAGGCCCAAATCGTTCGCGAAAACATCTCTTTGCTGCCGGACGACCTGATGCTGGAGATTCTGGCCGAACACCGCCAGCCCAAAAAGGTCAATCTGAAGGCCTCCCGCATTATCGTGGCCGGCGGCGCCGGGGTCGGCAGCAAAGAAAACTTCAAACTTATCTGGGACCTGGCCCACTGTCTGGGCGGGGCCCCCGCCGCCACCCGAGCCGCGGTGGACCTGGGCTTTATCGACCGCGACCATCAGGTCGGACAGACCGGCACTACCGTCCGTCCGGTACTGTACATCGCCGTCGGCATCAGCGGGGCCATTCAGCACCAGGCCGGAATGAGCGGCAGCCAGAAAATTATTGCGATCAACAATGACCCGGAGGCCCCCATCTTTCAGATCGCCCACTACAAAATTCTCGGCGATTTGAATCAGGTCGTTCCGATGATGATTAAGGCCATCCGGGAAAAAGTATAA